A portion of the Streptomyces kaniharaensis genome contains these proteins:
- a CDS encoding RNA polymerase sigma factor: protein MNDDTFASSESGSAVHEPVDLSLDFEAYFLAKQRTFRRYAAEMIGDTSVGDEVAHEVFTYLAHNWAQALAAPDFEQHTWGILAGAVMYRVHWLQREKDLAARLRAARQKLKQMHETLSRIEGGAGLYTALAELPTRQCEAFVLHTSMGYTAEYSAEILGIHPRTVDYHHRRAIAALERLLTARHVLRRTAVVPGPRREGADR, encoded by the coding sequence GTGAACGACGACACCTTCGCGAGCAGTGAGAGCGGTTCCGCCGTGCACGAGCCCGTCGACCTCTCGCTGGACTTCGAGGCCTACTTCCTGGCCAAGCAGCGGACGTTCCGTCGCTACGCCGCCGAGATGATCGGGGACACGTCGGTCGGCGACGAGGTCGCGCACGAGGTGTTCACCTACCTCGCCCACAACTGGGCCCAGGCCCTCGCCGCCCCGGACTTCGAACAGCACACCTGGGGGATCCTCGCCGGCGCCGTCATGTACCGGGTCCACTGGCTCCAGCGGGAGAAGGACCTGGCCGCCCGTCTCCGGGCAGCGCGCCAGAAGCTGAAGCAGATGCACGAGACCCTCTCCCGGATCGAGGGCGGCGCCGGCCTCTACACCGCCCTCGCCGAACTGCCGACCCGCCAGTGCGAAGCGTTCGTTCTGCACACCAGCATGGGCTACACCGCCGAGTACAGCGCCGAGATCCTGGGCATCCACCCCCGGACCGTCGACTACCACCACCGCCGCGCGATCGCGGCCCTCGAACGACTGCTCACCGCCCGACATGTCCTGCGCCGCACCGCCGTCGTACCCGGGCCCCGCCGCGAAGGAGCCGACCGATGA